A stretch of Aedes aegypti strain LVP_AGWG chromosome 2, AaegL5.0 Primary Assembly, whole genome shotgun sequence DNA encodes these proteins:
- the LOC5565848 gene encoding ubiquitin-conjugating enzyme E2 E1 isoform X1 produces the protein MSTSAGSSSTAGATAAGSGGSSAGSAGGSSAAGAGGGSSSTGSGGGRRNGNGNGTGSGNSTPEAPSVPKPETKETKSNPKISKALGTSAKRIQKELAEITLDPPPNCSAGPKGDNLYEWVSTILGPPGSVYEGGVFFLDIHFSPEYPFKPPKVTFRTRIYHCNINSQGVICLDILKDNWSPALTISKVLLSICSLLTDCNPADPLVGSIATQYLQNREEHDRIARLWTKRYAT, from the exons ATGTCGACCAGTGCCGGATCGAGTAGCACTGCCGGAGCAACGGCCGCAGGAAGTGGTGGTTCTTCGGCAGGAAGCGCAGGAGGCAGCAGCGCAGCTGGTGCTGGCGGTGGAAGCAGCAGTACTGGGTCCGGCGGTGGACGTCGTAACGGCAATGGAAACGGCACCGGCAGTGGAAACTCCACCCCCGAGGCACCATCCGTGCCCAAGCCCGAGACGAAGGAAACCAAGTCGAATCCGAAGATTTCCAAGGCACTGGGAACGTCGGCCAAGCGTATCCAGAAGGAGCTGGCCGAAATCACACTTGACCCGCCACCGAACTGCAGTGCCGGTCCGAAGGGCGATAATCTGTACGAATGGGTGTCCACCATTCTCGGTCCACCCGGATCTGTCTACGAGGGAGGTGTGTTCTTCCTGGATATTCACTTCTCACCAGAGTATCCGTTCAAACCGCCAAAG GTCACATTTAGAACGAGGATATATCACTGCAATATCAACAGTCAAGGTGTGATCTGCCTCGACATCCTCAAGGACAATTGGTCTCCGGCGCTCACCATCTCGAAAGTGCTGCTTTCCATTTGTTCTCTATTAACAGACTGCAATCCAG CCGATCCACTGGTTGGAAGTATTGCCACACAATATCTGCAGAATCGGGAAGAGCATGATCGGATTGCTCGCCTGTGGACTAAgag ATATGCAACGTGA
- the LOC5565848 gene encoding ubiquitin-conjugating enzyme E2 E1 isoform X2, with translation MSTSAGSSSTAGATAAGSGGSSAGSAGGSSAAGAGGGSSSTGSGGGRRNGNGNGTGSGNSTPEAPSVPKPETKETKSNPKISKALGTSAKRIQKELAEITLDPPPNCSAGPKGDNLYEWVSTILGPPGSVYEGGVFFLDIHFSPEYPFKPPKVTFRTRIYHCNINSQGVICLDILKDNWSPALTISKVLLSICSLLTDCNPADPLVGSIATQYLQNREEHDRIARLWTKR, from the exons ATGTCGACCAGTGCCGGATCGAGTAGCACTGCCGGAGCAACGGCCGCAGGAAGTGGTGGTTCTTCGGCAGGAAGCGCAGGAGGCAGCAGCGCAGCTGGTGCTGGCGGTGGAAGCAGCAGTACTGGGTCCGGCGGTGGACGTCGTAACGGCAATGGAAACGGCACCGGCAGTGGAAACTCCACCCCCGAGGCACCATCCGTGCCCAAGCCCGAGACGAAGGAAACCAAGTCGAATCCGAAGATTTCCAAGGCACTGGGAACGTCGGCCAAGCGTATCCAGAAGGAGCTGGCCGAAATCACACTTGACCCGCCACCGAACTGCAGTGCCGGTCCGAAGGGCGATAATCTGTACGAATGGGTGTCCACCATTCTCGGTCCACCCGGATCTGTCTACGAGGGAGGTGTGTTCTTCCTGGATATTCACTTCTCACCAGAGTATCCGTTCAAACCGCCAAAG GTCACATTTAGAACGAGGATATATCACTGCAATATCAACAGTCAAGGTGTGATCTGCCTCGACATCCTCAAGGACAATTGGTCTCCGGCGCTCACCATCTCGAAAGTGCTGCTTTCCATTTGTTCTCTATTAACAGACTGCAATCCAG CCGATCCACTGGTTGGAAGTATTGCCACACAATATCTGCAGAATCGGGAAGAGCATGATCGGATTGCTCGCCTGTGGACTAAgaggtga